One genomic window of Haemophilus haemolyticus includes the following:
- the iscR gene encoding Fe-S cluster assembly transcriptional regulator IscR, giving the protein MKLTSKGRYAVTAVLDIALNAEKGPVSLADISERQHISLSYLEQLFAKLRRDGLVKSVRGPGGGYQLGLPSDQISVGMIISAVNENIHVTKCLGRENCQNGVECLTHTLWEDLSNRIESFLNEITLAELVSKRESKRQTHSDFENLLIVNQ; this is encoded by the coding sequence ATGAAACTTACATCGAAAGGTCGTTATGCAGTCACTGCGGTTTTAGATATCGCTTTAAATGCAGAAAAAGGTCCTGTGAGCCTTGCAGATATTTCTGAACGTCAACATATTTCGTTATCTTATTTAGAACAACTTTTTGCTAAATTACGCCGTGATGGATTAGTAAAAAGTGTTCGAGGACCTGGCGGAGGTTATCAGCTAGGTTTACCAAGTGACCAAATTTCAGTGGGAATGATTATTTCAGCGGTAAATGAAAATATTCATGTGACAAAATGTCTTGGTCGTGAAAATTGTCAAAATGGCGTAGAATGTTTAACTCATACATTGTGGGAAGATCTGAGTAATCGTATTGAAAGTTTTCTCAATGAAATTACTTTGGCTGAATTGGTGAGTAAACGTGAGTCAAAACGCCAAACTCACAGCGATTTTGAGAATTTATTAATTGTTAATCAATAA
- the trmJ gene encoding tRNA (cytosine(32)/uridine(32)-2'-O)-methyltransferase TrmJ has product MLENICIVLIETSHSGNIGSAARAMKTMGLTQLCLASPKSVDEQSYALSAGAEDIVKNARVVDSFDEAVDDCSLVIGTSARLRHLQSTLIEPRECAEKVVAHEGKIAIVFGRERIGLTNEELLKCHYHLNIPANPNYSSLNLAMAVQLISYELRMAFLAQDKKENSLYLIEQSYPTAEQLAYFFEHTERVYQSLGFIQNQGVMHKLKRLYYRAQLEKNELNILNGMLSAVEKRIDLDVD; this is encoded by the coding sequence ATGTTGGAAAATATTTGTATTGTTTTAATTGAGACTTCACATAGCGGTAATATTGGTTCTGCTGCTAGAGCAATGAAAACAATGGGATTGACCCAGCTTTGTCTTGCTTCACCAAAATCTGTTGATGAACAATCTTATGCTCTTTCAGCTGGTGCAGAAGATATAGTAAAAAATGCTAGGGTTGTCGATAGTTTTGATGAAGCCGTCGATGATTGCTCTTTGGTGATTGGAACAAGTGCTCGTTTACGTCATTTACAAAGTACCTTGATCGAGCCTAGAGAATGTGCAGAGAAAGTTGTAGCGCATGAAGGTAAGATAGCTATTGTGTTTGGTCGTGAACGTATTGGATTAACGAATGAAGAATTGTTGAAATGTCATTACCATTTGAATATTCCGGCTAATCCTAATTATTCTTCTTTAAATTTAGCAATGGCGGTACAGTTGATTAGCTATGAATTGCGCATGGCATTTTTAGCTCAAGATAAGAAGGAAAATTCACTTTATTTAATAGAACAAAGCTATCCAACAGCAGAACAGCTTGCTTATTTTTTTGAGCACACAGAGCGTGTATATCAGTCACTAGGATTCATTCAAAATCAAGGTGTTATGCATAAATTAAAGCGTTTATATTATCGCGCTCAACTTGAAAAAAATGAGTTAAATATTTTAAATGGCATGCTAAGTGCGGTCGAAAAACGGATTGATCTTGATGTAGATTAA